A window from Sebastes fasciatus isolate fSebFas1 chromosome 22, fSebFas1.pri, whole genome shotgun sequence encodes these proteins:
- the arl2 gene encoding ADP-ribosylation factor-like protein 2, with protein sequence MGLLTILKKMKQKEREMRLLMLGLDNAGKTTILKKFNGEDVSTISPTLGFNIKTLEHRGFKLNIWDVGGQKSLRSYWRNYFESTDGLVWVVDSADRLRLEDCRQELSSLLLEERLAGATLLVFANKQDLPGALSKEAIREALALDEIKSHHWCIIGCSAVTGENLLTGVDWLLDDIAARIFTTD encoded by the exons ATGGGTTTGCTGACGATATTGAAGAAGATGAAGCAGAAGGAGCGGGAGATGAGACTGCTGATGTT AGGTCTGGACAACGCGGGGAAGACGACCATCCTGAAGAAGTTTAATGGAGAAGACGTCAGCACCATCTCTCCAACGCTGGGCTTCAACATCAAAACACTGGAGCACCGAGG gtttaaattgaatatttgggATGTAGGGGGTCAGAAGTCACTGCGCTCCTACTGGAGGAACTACTTTGAGAGCACAGACGGGCTGGTGTGGGTGGTGGACAGCGCGGACAGACTCCGACTGGAGGACTGCAGGCAGGAGCTCAGTtcactgctgctggaggag AGGTTAGCTGGTGCAACGCTGCTGGTGTTCGCCAACAAACAGGACTTACCAGGAGCCCTGTCAAAAGAGGCAATACGAGAG GCGCTGGCTCTGGATGAGATCAAAAGTCATCACTGGTGTATCATCGGCTGCAGCGCAGTAACAGGAGAGAACTTGTTAACTGGAGTGGACTGGCTATTAGACGATATCGCTGCCAGGATCTTCACCACTGACTGA